GAATAAAGTACTTGCCATAAAGTATTGATGTGGTTTTGAGGGCAAAGGGAGGCCCTACCCAATATTAGTATAGTATTCTATATTAAAGTGTAAGGTGAGTGGagcaaatattatttttacataaaacagCATATTAAGCAACATTAATTGATATATTAAACTGTACTTTGTACTTATGCACAACACAATATTGTGAACAACCGCTATGTGGACCCAGATGATCTGCTATGTGGAGTACACCAATAGCCTATTTGCTGCAGTTTTCCTATCTTTGATACACAGACTGACTAAATATTCTGTTTTTCAAGTAGAAGTCGTCTAAAGGGACCTGGACATAATTAATAGTAATGATGCATTGCAATTGTGCTTATAAACAGATGCACTATGCATAGTGAAGGACAAAAGATGGTATGACACAAAAGATGGTATGACAGTTATTTActaatttactatttaaaatattaaaatatattttgacagATAAATCTACCTAATATTTTCTAATGTTAAAAGAGTTTAAAACCTAAAACCAACCTGACAACACTTTTTCGTAATATTTTCTGAATAATAGTTTAACATTCTATTAAATAATGTTAAGTGTATATAATGTTTAGTGTAATTTCTAGAAAGTTATATGCAAAACATTGTGCTGTTATTAACTgattattacaatataaatgcaaaaagagTCAAGATTATAAAAGCATTACAAATTTTAATAGTTGTTTACTCTTTTTGCTTTGCAATTGTATGCCTCCTTACCTGCTGACTGCCTAACAGGAAAGAGCAAATGATGCTTCAAGGTTTAAAACCAGTTGTGCAGCATCTGCCTAATCtttaatataattgtttattttcattacagatGGAGAATGTTTCTAATATTttagtgttttctctctctggaTTAAATATGACAATGGAAGAAAGATATGTGATTTTTTGTTTGACTGCATTGCTTTATCAGTTTATATTATTGTGTaacattactattattttttgcattgcCTCAGATAAGCAACTTCATGAGCCTATGTACATATTTTTGTGCAGTTTAtgcataaatacattatatggtaCTTCTGGCTTCTACCCTAAATTTATGTATGATCTATTGGCCCCATTTCACATTATTTCATATGCAGGATGTCTTACTCAGgtttttgtaatttattcatCTGCTTTGTGTGATTATTCAACTTTAACAGTAATGGCGTATGACAGATATGTTGCAATATGTAAACCATTAGAATACCACTCAGAAATGACAAAtcaaaaaattgtaaaatgcaTAATATTTTGTTGGATTCCACCATTTATTTGCATGTCTGTTGTAGTATCATTAGCTTCAAGACTAACCCTATGTGGCTCAACAATCGAAAAGCTTTACTGTGAAACCTGGGCAGTTGCTAAACTGGCCTGTTCCACTACAACAGTAAATAATGTATTTGGATACATAgttatattaacatattttggGCATGCAATACTGATTGCATTCTCATATATTCACTTGATAAAAATTGCAGGAATTCAAAAGAGAGCAAACATAAATTTATGCAGACTTGTGTTCCACACTTAGTGGCACTGTTTAATATCACTATTGCATTattgtttgatgttttttatagTCGATATGGTTCAAATTCAATTCCTCAAGCACTGCGAAATTTCATGGCACTGGATATTCTCTTTATACCTCCTATTTTAAATCCCTTAATTTATGGATTTAAACTGACTAAAATACGCAAGCATGTAATGCAATTGTTTCTCAGACACAGCTGTCTAAACTGAAAATAGTTTGTGTTGTCatgaaatattttatcttcttttgttgtttctttttccaATTAGTCTGTAATATTATGTCTGAATTCTAGGATATTTTTGACTAGACCATTCATATGAATTGATCTGATCTAAGTCTATCAGTCTGAGTCTATCACTGATTGTAATTTATGTGAATAATTTATCCCATTAATGTATTATTCAATCAATTGTATTCTTGTCTGTTAAGTTGTTTTTGGCAAAatcttttcaataaaaaataaacaaacaaattaataaatggtaATAACTGGTTAATTTTACTGAATAGTGTTGGCAAAAATTGGTCCTCGTCTATTAATATAACCTAGTCCAATTGTTATAAGATTGTCATTATGTACATTAAGTTATGGCTGGATTTGCAGATGGCACATCTTCAAACAAGTGTGTAGAAAAATCATTTTTCTGTCTTTAATTATTTGCAGGATAGACAGAAGGATGAATGCATGGATTGACTTGATGTCTAAAGATATTTGAGCGGAAATTGggttgttacagcagcaaaacaTATTGATGCACAAGACACTGTATTcagtatattattaataaatcaaacaaaGTACACAATAAGTATGTCTGTTCAAAAGTcattatgtgttttttaaaaaaaggacagaaaagAACAGTGGTGCTgttgcatatatacatacatcatgttttttttactgaatgaaAGCATCAGGCATTTTTGCACATCTATGTGAATCAGATTATGTAAGAAACAACATCATTTTTCAAATGCACTGGTTgtactctttctcttttattgttGTGTTGAAGAACTGAAAGTTTATTAACTGAATAAACCACTTGTATGTGGTTGTCTGCCAAACCAACACCAGTGAGTCAGCAGTGAGTCTTGTTCATTTACTCAGTTTGTTCAGTATGTTAATAAATGGGAATTGCCAGTttgttatgttttattaatgtacTGGAGacttttaatttgtatttaataaatagttttacCTCAAATGACAGTATAactattttctaatatttcttCTGCTAAACTTTATTCATAAATGACAATGACCagtttttttataatcagttcGTTCAGACTAAAAATAATAGTCTTGTTCACGAAAAGGTGTGATCTTTTGAAAGCTTCCACCAATTACATGCTTCTTCACAGCCACCAAAATGGTCACATGCTTTACACAGGCATGacttaaatgaatgaaatatagAGTCAATAAATTGAGGTGACCGAAaacaatttgtttaattaaaatatttgttcaatACACATTGAAAAAGCATCTATACGAAGAAGTGCAATGTCCAGTATAGTACATTCCACCCAATTCTGTCCACCCAATGGACACAATTCTGTCCAGTATAATACATTCCACACAATATCCACCTAATTCTGCAGTTTAGGTCAATACCCTTGTATTTGTAAGACTGCACCACCTTCATCTCCTGTCAGTGGTAAATCTAGCTTGAATGGCACCATGGGTGAACCACGCCATGACCCAACCCCGACAAACACACGCTGCCacctaaaaagaaaaaccaacaacaatctgcacttactttatcttttaaaaagaaagcacTTCAcataacaaacaaaccaaatatatttttcaccaaaaataaactttcctaaaacctttctttctttctttctttctttctttctttctttcttttaaagtcATCAATTACATCATCCTAGCAAATCTGATCAGTAACTGCTCTTGTGACCTGGTGGACCTCAggtatgatttaattattttcagctTTGAAATGCTCATCTCATTAAGTGGATGGATCCTCATCCCGGCCTGTGCAAGAGAGTGCTCCAAAATATTTCAGAAGTGCCCCTGAATATACAttgaaatacagtatatacgtTCGATAcctaaatgaatttatttaaacaagcaCCGGGGCAGCCTGtttggacagaaatggttgaatccttcggatgttgtagagaagaaatcgacaagaacgagccacattagcaacatgtgaggagaaggacagttgattgtccatagttacccaaAGGTTCAGCAGTGGCTAAAGGGCAGAGCAGAGAGGTATGAAAAGTTAttcggagatcttgacctgaAGATGATttacctgggatgaccagcagttctgttttgctagggttgagttttagttgatcaGCACTcattcatgaagatatgtcaGCCAAGCATGCCGAAATCCGAGCAAAATCTGTGGTATCTaagggaaggaaagaaagatgaaTTGAGTTtaatcagcatagcagtggtaagaaaacccatgtgaggatatgacttcacaaatatagtgggtatagagggagaaaaggaggggaccaagtaccgagccttgtgggaaaccagtggagagtctgcgtggggcagatgtggacccccTCCATGtaacctggtatgagcgacatTACAGGtcggaagcaaaccattcccatgcagCTCCACAGATACTGAGGCTCCTGAAAGGAGACAATAGAGTCAGGCAtacaaatgctgttcatagactttagttcagcatttaacacaatcatccctcagcacctgggGCTGAACACCTCCCTACAATTACTGCAGATCTTCAACAGGCTAATTTGTTAACAATTTAACAATGTACACAAACACTTGCTTAAGGACAAAGACACAATTCAAAACACAGGATACAGAATTCATACATGATTAGGCAAAGAAGCAATagaagctaaataaataaataaataaataaataaataaataaataaataaataaataaataaaaacaaaatgtaaacccAGATTTTGTCTGTTATAATTGACtatattttgttaaaaggaCCATTTCTCTGAGAGAACTAATGCATGCATTGTTCAGGCAGTAATATTgtccaaaaataaattcaattaccACAGTTGTGAAAGCATTTTGCAAGTAAGACTTGAATCAGTTATGATGCTTGAttttagagaaagaaaatgtaaggaTAAATCTGTTTGTGAAAagctaaatgtatttgtttatttgaaatgaatCATAAATAGTAACAGTAAACATCATCTTTTGTGTTTATGATTAAATAATGGTTTTCACTTGGGGGAGGTCTTAAGAGAATTGTCAGTAAGGATGATGTCAAGACTgcatataaaacaatttatcaTCTCTGCATTCGAACAAACACAACGACACAAGATGGTATGGCATAATTACTTATTATTTTGCCATCTATTATACTATTTATCATTAAGTAAATCTAAGAACAAATGCATGctttatgtaataaaatgaaatttaaaaatactattattattattattatgtaggcAAACATGATAACCAATAAGTGCAACATATTGCTGTAATCATCAATTGAAACAAATGACTTTTTCTATTATAGACTCAATCAAGAGTGGATAATGCTTCCAACATCTTAGTGTTCTCCCTGTCTGGATTAAATGTTACGATGGAAAATagatatgttttattttcagtaaccaCACTGATTTATCATGTTATTTTGTTGTGCAACATTACTGTTATTTTATGCATTGTCTTAGATAGGCAGCTCCATGAGCCTATGTAcatatttttgtgtaatttgtgtatCAATGCACTTTATGGCACAACAGGCTTTTACCCTAAATTCATGTATGACTTACTGACCCAGTTTCATGAAATTTCATATGTTAGTTGTCTGATTCAggtatttgttatttattcatctgtttTATGTGATATATCAACTCTGACAGTAATGGCATATGACAGGTATGTGGCCATATGTAAACCACTAGAATACCACTCTGAAATGAACAACCAAACGgttgtaaaatgtataattttttgttgGTTTCCCCCAATTATTTTAATGGCAATTGTAGTGTTGTTAACATCAAGACTAACCCTATGTGGCTCAAATATTGAAAAATTATACTGTGAAACATGGGCTGTTGTTAAACTGGCCTGTTCCTCTACAACATTAAACAATGTGATTGgatatatagttattattatttattttggacaTGCAGTACTGATTGTTTATTCATACATTCACTTGATTAGGAACTGCACACAGTCAAAGGAGGGAAAATCTAGATTTATGCAAACTTGTGTACCACATCTACTTGCTCTGTTTAATATTGCTATTGCTTTGTTGTTTGATGTGTTTTACAGTCGATATGGTTACACATCTTTTCCTCAGAGTTTGCGAAATTTCATGGCATTGGATTTCCTATTTATACCCCCTGTTTTAAATCCTCTTATTTATGGACTAAAATTGACCAAAATAAGGAAGAAAGTGGTAAGGATAATCTTCAGATTCAACATTGCTATTGcataaaatagaaatgttttgaCTGTTATTGCATAGTGTTTTCatcaaacaaatgcaaaagaTTTATTGTCATATTTTAACAAGCACACTGTGGAAGACAAAAAGTCTACTgattacatttgatttttttttttttattcaccatATATGTAAGTAATTATGTATATCTAGCAGACAGTTGAGCTGCAGTAGAAGTATCTATTTGGGACAAAAGACAGGTACAGAAATACATGTTTACTGCTGAAATTACTAATTTTATCATTTTGATTGTACTATTCCCTGTGCtcataaaattacaataaaatatttgtaaatattttgtatcCCACAAACAAACCAGACAGGATAATACTTTAAAATACACCTCTATTTCAAAAAGGACAAgcaaatacaatacatttaaattatgcTGCATATCTTTCTCACAATCACAGAAAAGAAATGGACCAACATCAGATATCAATTGCTCTCTCAACCATGGTTCCATTTATGAGCTTGTTAGCAGGCACTTGATGGGTTATATCAGTTGTTGCAGACAAACagaataacaatatatatatattttttttttgtcacagtaGTACACAATGGCCACAAGTATAGTTTTTATGGTGCCTTTATAGAGTGGGAAAAGTCTTCCTCCCACTCCATAAATAACAGTGTTTGTGTTAGGAGTAATGTGAgggtaataaatcatagcagAAGGTTAATTTTGAGGTGATCTATCCCTTAAACTGTTTGTCACTGTCTGTCGAGGCTCAAAGCCTATTTTATGGCTGGgttcaaaatttaaaaaagtaagtgGTGGTCTTACATGTATTCTTATGTATTTCACATAAGTCTGTTTTGTATTGATAATGTTTTCATATTGCTGTTATTGAAAGGAAGGTTATTCTAGATAGCAATGCATGCCCAAaccttatcatcatcaccatgacATGACACTATCATCACCATGCTTCAAAGCTGAGATAATATGTTTTGGACCATTAGTAAACTTTTTTATTCTCCAAACTTTGGCGTTTCCATTTCTTTGGAATAGTTTAATCTTTATTCCAGAACTTTATTTCAGCAACTCTTCTCTGTACATTTTTTGAGAATGTCAATCTGGCATTATGATTCTTACTGCTTATAAGTTTTCTGAAGAGTTTGAAACCATATTTCTGTTTTCAAAGTCTTATTTGCTCAGGGGGATCTTGATACCTTTATCCATGCATTGTGGGGCTGTTGCTAGTTTATTAGGCCAGTGGTTTGCTTCTTATTTGAAACTTCTAAGTTggcatttcctttttaaaagcaAGTAAGGGTTAAACTGAAATGtaaaaccaaaaaatatttcaatccAACAGGACGCACCTGGGTATCAAGAAACATTTATCAGTCATGAATTGcaatttcatttttcatttgccTAAAAATGCAATGGTCTAATACAAAATGCATGTTAACTGTCTTTATCTACATATAAATGCAAGGAAATAAACTTTAGCAATTTCTATAGGTAATGTATCATATGGCTTTTACAGCAAGAAAGGTTATTATACACATAAGCTCAATCTCAGTCATTTGGACCTTCACGGCAGCCATGCAAGCCCAATGCATGACATTACCTCAAACATGCTTTAATACAAACAATTAATACAAAGTTACAATGACACATCTTCATCTTCACATCTACTTGGTTTCATCCAAATGATGAAGGTTTACAAAGAGCTAACAATGCATGCATAGTATCTCAATTGTTGAAAGAGTTTGATTAGAAGAGTGCTATAAAACAATTTCCAAAACATTTGGTGAactataaaatacagaaaaggCCAGCATCAATAAATAGAGAAAACAAAGCATCACAGTGATCCAATAACAAGAGGTtcctttaaaatatatagaGGGACAAGATTAAAATTACCAAGAATGCTACCTAGAGAcctattaaaacattaaaaacctgCAAGAATATCTGGCAAATACTAATTTCTCTCTGTATGTGacaacaatgtatttttttatatatgcacTTGGGATAGGGTGGCTATTGGTAAGGTGTTTctcatgaaataataaaaagctaaaataaattaCCTCAGACCATGtggcaaacctataaagaaaattaCTAAATTAAAAAGAGTATTtgcatatattatatttctattagaACTCTAGATTTAAACATAATTATTAGCTACCATTCTGTGGTATATGATGAAAATCCTTAATCTAAAATACCCAAATCAGTCCACATGTTGGTTCATCACACTGTTTACTGTAAATGCAGTAACTAAAAGGCATTAaatttatatgtgtatttatcaccAGGATTACTTGCAAATATGccaaaacaaagaataaaacaaaagtggCTCCCAATCGAATCACTCCTAGCCAACTCTGCTTCCTGGGAGAGTTTCTCCATCTGTTCAATGGTAAGCAGAATACacttcactgaaaaaaagaactatatatatatatatatatatatatatatatatatatatatatatatatatatatatatatatatataagcttaaTGGAATGGTACTTAATGGAAAAGTATCAGACAGGCAGAGACTCTAAGTAAAGGATAAACAAAATAACTTCAGTTATCAGACTGTAAAACCTTTAAACCTTGCAAAAACTTTTGCACAAAGATTATAAACCATACAGaggttttttgttattattctgGAGAACTATGCTTATAGGACTTTTCAGAATCTTATTGTTAGTTCTTGTCTTCATTATTTCAGAAAAGTGATGGAAAATTCCTCAGGAGAGCTCATGTATGTGCTTCATGGATTAAATGACACAAggacaaacaaacatatttactTTGCATTTGGTGCAATTGTTTATAGTATGACTCTGTTTATAAATTTGACACTAACTATTACAGTCTTCCTTGACAAATCACTTCATGAAcctatgtatatatttatatgtaatttattcattaatggAATACTTGGAGCTTCTGCTTTCTATCCAAAAATCCTTGCTGACCTTTTAGCAGAATATCATGTTATCTCATATGCAGGGTACCTCTCACAAgcttatattatttattcttatgtTTTCTGTGAATACACGTGTTTAACAGTCATGTCATATGACAGATACATATCCATTTGTAAGCCTTTGGAGTATAATTCCATTATGACACTTCAGAAAGTTTTAAAATTATTAGTTTTAATCTGGCTCTGCTCCATACTAGAGTCCTCCGTAGGGCTGGTGTTCACTGCTCAACTCCGCTTATGTGGTAATGTCATTGACAAGATTTATTGTTCTAACTGGGAGATTGTCAAGCTGTCTTGCACAGATGTGACCGTCAACAACGTGTATGCACATGTTTTAATAGTATTTCATGTATCTCAAGCTTTGTTCATCATTGTGTCATATTTTTGCATTATCAGAGCTGCTTTAAAGTCCAAGACACAATGGGCAAAATTCATGCAGACATGCCTTCCCCATTTAATTGTACTGACAAATGTAACTATTGCTCTGCTCTTTGACTCTATGTATGCTCGTTATGGCAAAAGCCAGGGACTGCAAGCTCTGCGCAACATACTAGGTATTGAATTTCTTGTTGTCCCTCCTCTCCTAAACCCAATGATATATGGATTTAAACTAACCCAGATAAGAAAAGCTCTTGTAAAAGTATACAGGCATAGATTTAAAGCTTTGCTACACAGCTGATATAGTGGCCAGGTCAAAATGGTTAAATATTTTACCCtacattttctgtatatttcttaaaatatatttttttatttaaatatatttcttttgcaGTTAACTCATATAaaagtcaaacattttaatcagaATATCTCCAAAAGTTAAAAAGAGAAACGATCTATTTGATTATCATCATAATCCTAATCAGTTACTCTCTTCTACTCCTCTTCTGAAGTAAAAGTGACTTTAATATACAAAATTTCTAATGaatcttcttttatttattattcatacatTTCAATATGATAtctatacaaaatgtaaaagcaatCTTTTCTGTGTTGATGATGTGATGTGGAACATAGAAGTATAGACTGTAAGCCAAGACAAGTTGAATTTACTTACAAAATTGAAAGAATCTTGTTGCCTTAAAAAAATTACGTAATGAGTAATGAAGAATTGAGTATGTTTAACTTGAATGCTAAGTTTATTtaacttaaaattttttataatatatatttttattgtcaaTTTATTCCATTTAAAAAGTTAAAGTTTAATGCACTTAACACCAAGTTGATTCAATTTAAAATTGATTGTAATATCAATTGCGTTATCCAATCTCACCACTTAATATCTTAAGTTACAGTgagtaaaatgttatttctattaaaatcaataaattagaGCATTCACATTGTAAAAATAAGAAAGCAAAACACtgcatattatttttattaaaattttaaacatgaaattttACGTCATGTcttataaaccttttttttatttattatttaaacagagGTTTCATCAATACAGCACTAGAACTACTAGCATTTTGACTATTGTATGAGAGCCACTGGCAGCTACCAATTTACCCCTGCTTTAATAATGTAACAAACTTGAAACCAGAAAAAGTTGTGACATTCATGACCTAAGAAGATATTTAACATAAAACAGCCTGAAAGTCTAGCAACATCACACCTCTGCTATTTTAAGAACTGATCTTACTGGTGCTTCACCATATGAATTATTACAGTCAGTGTCTTACAACCACAACAGATCACATTAAAACTCTCAACCCAGTCTTTTAATTTCCCTCTTTATTCGTGTCACTCAGCATGACTTtccatttaatgtattttaatagcCTCTGGCACAtattttctttctgccactgggcACCAAAGATGCTTTATTGCTTTTCTTCCCTCATTTGTCATTCATATTTTAATCTTAAACCAccattactcaacatttaatcAGTAGATTTGTAAActgtacacacatcctttacttaagcagaagtacagatactcatgtttaaaaaatactgtCTTTACTTACtgactttactttttttacccaagttaaagtaaagtttGGGATCTGACATGTACTACATGttcaagtaaaaagtagctattactactacctgttttagtgtcatgctggtaactggacacCAGGTCATTATGTTAGGGCTGTCAAccgaattaaatatttaattacgctgttctaaatgcaccttaaactaatacttttaaattttttaatacaataattaacatgggcatgaacaaatattgatgttttatgcaaatgcatgtttattattcatgaaaccaagacataatctaaaaaaaaatccagaaatcaaaatttatgattttttaactatttatttgaatgatacagctgcaaataagtatttgaacacctgagaaagtcaatgttaatatttggtacagtaacctttgtttgcaattagaGAGGTTAAACATtacctgtagtttttcaccaggtttgcacacactgcaggagggattttggcccactcctccacacagatcttctctagatcagtcaggtttctggcctgtcactgagaaacacggattttgagctccctccaaagattctctattgggtttaggtctggagactggctaggccgcaccagaaccttgatatgcttcttacagagccacttcttggttatcctggctgtgtgctatgggtcattgtcatgtt
The DNA window shown above is from Silurus meridionalis isolate SWU-2019-XX chromosome 12, ASM1480568v1, whole genome shotgun sequence and carries:
- the LOC124394893 gene encoding LOW QUALITY PROTEIN: olfactory receptor 52D1-like (The sequence of the model RefSeq protein was modified relative to this genomic sequence to represent the inferred CDS: inserted 1 base in 1 codon); its protein translation is MQNIMENVSNILVFSLSGLNMTMEERYVIFCLTALLYQFILLCNITIIFCIASDKQLHEPMYIFLCSLCINTLYGTSGFYPKFMYDLLAPFHIISYAGCLTQVFVIYSSALCDYSTLTVMAYDRYVAICKPLEYHSEMTNQKIVKCIIFCWIPPFICMSVVVSLASRLTLCGSTIEKLYCETWAVAKLACSTTTVNNVFGYIVILTYFGHAILIAFSYIHLIKXCRNSKESKHKFMQTCVPHLVALFNITIALLFDVFYSRYGSNSIPQALRNFMALDILFIPPILNPLIYGFKLTKIRKHVMQLFLRHSCLN
- the LOC124394894 gene encoding olfactory receptor 1D2-like, whose translation is MPKSEQNLWYLREGKKDELSLISIAVTQSRVDNASNILVFSLSGLNVTMENRYVLFSVTTLIYHVILLCNITVILCIVLDRQLHEPMYIFLCNLCINALYGTTGFYPKFMYDLLTQFHEISYVSCLIQVFVIYSSVLCDISTLTVMAYDRYVAICKPLEYHSEMNNQTVVKCIIFCWFPPIILMAIVVLLTSRLTLCGSNIEKLYCETWAVVKLACSSTTLNNVIGYIVIIIYFGHAVLIVYSYIHLIRNCTQSKEGKSRFMQTCVPHLLALFNIAIALLFDVFYSRYGYTSFPQSLRNFMALDFLFIPPVLNPLIYGLKLTKIRKKVVRIIFRFNIAIA
- the LOC124394895 gene encoding olfactory receptor 1030-like, with amino-acid sequence MENSSGELMYVLHGLNDTRTNKHIYFAFGAIVYSMTLFINLTLTITVFLDKSLHEPMYIFICNLFINGILGASAFYPKILADLLAEYHVISYAGYLSQAYIIYSYVFCEYTCLTVMSYDRYISICKPLEYNSIMTLQKVLKLLVLIWLCSILESSVGLVFTAQLRLCGNVIDKIYCSNWEIVKLSCTDVTVNNVYAHVLIVFHVSQALFIIVSYFCIIRAALKSKTQWAKFMQTCLPHLIVLTNVTIALLFDSMYARYGKSQGLQALRNILGIEFLVVPPLLNPMIYGFKLTQIRKALVKVYRHRFKALLHS